From the genome of Aquila chrysaetos chrysaetos chromosome 12, bAquChr1.4, whole genome shotgun sequence, one region includes:
- the LOC115349652 gene encoding cytochrome b-c1 complex subunit 10 translates to MRGGGDFEGGEGGGMLSKLVGPRYVQLLQNWTPTLVTWGGVAGTGLIWFTDWKLVLQYVPYIGGKFKTED, encoded by the exons atgcgcggtgggGGTGACTTTGAAGGCGGCGAAGGCGGCGGAATGTTGAGCAAGTTGGTGGGGCCGCGCTACGTCCAGCTCCTTCAGAACTG GACTCCCACCCTCGTTACATGGGGTGGTGTAGCTGGTACTGGTTTAATATGGTTCACAGACTGGAAGCTGGTCCTTCAGTATGTTCCCTACATCGGTGGCAAGTTTAAAACTGAAGACTAA